The Penaeus monodon isolate SGIC_2016 chromosome 13, NSTDA_Pmon_1, whole genome shotgun sequence genome contains a region encoding:
- the LOC119579897 gene encoding craniofacial development protein 2-like encodes MGCGTLRAENSSRVNGHPQGGKLDNVKLWTGSGEFNSDSFKVLYSGGVKHERGVALILDRENAKSLLGWWALSDRVMMIKLKGKQIDLSIIQVYAPTTASSEEEIDEFYNTLEKAKTQCKSTDVTVIMGDLNAKVGNEAEGETVGKFGLGTQNERGEKWVQWCKANEYVLTNTWYEQHPRRLWTWLNPGDDFKNQIDYIAIKKRYRSAIKNSKAYPGADCGSDHNPVICELKP; translated from the exons ATGGGGTGTGGGACCCTTAGAGCGGAAAACTCCTCGAGAGTGAACGGTCACCCACAAGG TGGGAAGCTGGATAATGTAAAGCTGTGGACGGGCAGCGGTGAGTTCAACAGCGATAGTTTCAAGGTGCTATATTCAGGTGGAGTAAAACACGAACGAGGAGTTGCTCTGATACTGGACAGAGAAAACGCGAAGAGCTTGCTAGGATGGTGGGCTTTGTCAGATAGAGTCATGATGATAAAGTTGAAAGGTAAACAAATAGATCTCagcatcattcaggtatatgcacCAACGACTGCAAGTAGTGAAGAAGAGATTGATGAATTCTACAACACATTGGAGAAAGCTAAAACACAATGTAAGTCGACAGATGTTACAGTCATAATGGGGGACCTAAATGCAAAGGTAGGAAACGAGGCAGAAGGAGAAACAGTTGGAAAGTTTGGTCTTGGTACacaaaatgaaaggggagaaaaatgggtTCAGTGGTGTAAAGCAAATGAGTATGTATTAACCAATACATGGTATGAACAACATCCACGAAGATTATGGACATGGCTGAACCCGGGAGACGATTTTAAGAACCAGATTGACTACATTGCTATCAAGAAACGGTATAGAAGTGCAATTAAGAACTCAAAGGCATACCCAGGAGCAGACTGTGGTAGTGATCATAACCCAGTCATATGCGAGTTAAAGCCTTAA